A window of the Candidatus Stygibacter australis genome harbors these coding sequences:
- a CDS encoding dockerin type I domain-containing protein, whose translation AGYNIYSIHLTHGNRKIVLEFTESLPADITGAILLNGIEDFNSNQISEDGNLAELTEYIKPHLVGTMNDWTPSNHDYDLQCNNNMLWSVNMLLAAGTYEYKVTESNAWDGGDWPSDNQVFTLAETDEVTIWVNCGLMPGSNDWDGYVCQSVNPPIVCGNFLSEMGGTDWDETTDLTVMNDNGENGDDYAGDGIFSRALDLEAGDWELKIVLNNNWQQNTSDGNLQLSLTEAQTLVFTYNFVDNQVGWHSGGTFGFGDIDNNGLVESYDAAIALQYFVGIDPVAAPLPWEDWRQLRADVDGNGYIEAYDASLIQRFVVGIIDHFPVEE comes from the coding sequence GCGGGATATAATATTTATTCTATTCATCTTACGCATGGCAACCGTAAAATAGTCCTGGAATTTACGGAATCACTTCCTGCAGATATCACTGGTGCAATATTGCTGAATGGTATTGAAGATTTTAATAGTAATCAGATTTCAGAGGATGGAAATCTGGCAGAACTCACTGAGTATATCAAACCACATCTTGTGGGAACCATGAATGACTGGACTCCATCAAATCATGATTATGATCTGCAGTGTAATAACAATATGCTGTGGAGCGTTAATATGCTGCTTGCTGCCGGAACTTATGAATATAAGGTGACAGAATCAAACGCGTGGGACGGTGGTGACTGGCCTTCAGATAATCAGGTATTTACCTTAGCAGAAACTGATGAAGTGACAATCTGGGTCAATTGCGGATTAATGCCCGGATCAAATGACTGGGATGGATATGTATGCCAAAGCGTGAATCCACCCATAGTTTGCGGCAATTTCCTGAGTGAAATGGGTGGAACTGACTGGGATGAAACCACTGACCTCACTGTGATGAATGATAATGGTGAAAATGGTGATGACTATGCTGGCGATGGCATTTTCAGCAGAGCACTCGATCTGGAAGCCGGAGACTGGGAATTGAAAATCGTCTTGAATAATAACTGGCAGCAAAACACATCAGATGGGAATTTGCAATTAAGCCTTACTGAAGCGCAGACACTGGTATTTACTTATAATTTTGTAGATAATCAGGTGGGCTGGCATTCTGGTGGAACTTTCGGATTTGGTGATATTGATAATAATGGTCTGGTGGAATCTTATGATGCAGCAATAGCCTTGCAGTATTTTGTAGGAATTGATCCCGTTGCAGCACCTCTGCCCTGGGAAGATTGGCGACAACTGCGAGCAGATGTGGATGGCAATGGATATATAGAAGCCTACGATGCCTCACTCATTCAACGCTTTGTGGTAGGGATAATAGATCATTTTCCAGTAGAAGAATAA